The genomic DNA GATGTTTAGCTCTATGGTCGGGCCTGGAGTGTTTATTACGACCGGCTATATTCTGAGCCAAACACCGAACCCGAACCTTGCACTGCTTTGTTGGATTTTGGGAGGGTTATTAGCCGTAGCCGGCGCGATGAGCTATGCCAAATCCGCAAGCATCTTCCCTTACGCGGGAGGAGATTACGTTTATCTAAAGGAAGCTTATTCTCCCATCGTGGCGTTCTCGAGCGGTTGGCTTTCCCTCTCCGTTAATTTTTCAGCCTCTATTTCCTTATCCGCCATCGCATTTTCCAAAACTTTCTTCTCCTTGATGGATCCTAGCTGGGATATGTATTTCTTCGAAGCCAAATTTCTCGGGATAGCCTTCTCCATAGGAAGCGCTCAGTTACTGGGGATGTCCGCGATATTCTTCTTTACCATTGTCAATTTCTTCGGAATCGGCATGGCATCCCGCATTCAGAATTTCTTCACTACGTTTAAAATCTTAGGCTTAGTCGCTTTTGTCGTATTGGGGCTGACGGTCGGAAATTATAAATTAGAATACTTTCAAGCCTTCCCACTCCTCCCTGCCGGATTAAACGATTGGAGTTATTTATTGGCAGGAGTAATTCCGGTGACTTTTTCCTATTTAGGATGGAACATGATCACTTACGTAGCCGAGGAGGTAAAGGATCCGGATAAGAATATTTATAAATCCGTCTTAGTCTCTTGTACCCTAGTCACGCTTCTTTACGTTTTGATTAACTTTCTGTATTTAAGCTCGGCGCCTAGCAGTCTTTTGGCGGGCGACGAAAAAATCGGAGTTACTGCTGCCGGTTTTTTATTCGGGAAGGAGGTCACCTTAATCGTGACTGCCTTCATCTGCTGGGTATTTATGGGAGGAATCTCGGCATATATCATCGGAGGATCGAGAATTTATTTTGCCATGGCGAGAGACGGTTATTTCTTTCCCAGCATGGCAAAATTGCATTCCAAATATAAGAGCCCTTATATGTCGCTGGCCTTTCAATGCGGATATGCTTGCTTATTCTCGTTAGTCAAAGAAATCGAATCCTTACTCTATTTGATCACCTGCTCTACGCTTCTATTGGCGACGATCACGGCCTACACGCCGATCTTATTCGAAAAAAGAAATTTCAAGACCAAATTCAAAATTCCCGGCTACCCATATTCCACCTATCTGTATATCGCATCGAATATCGCGATCATTATTACGCTTATATGGAGCAAGCCGGCCGAAGCTCTTTGGGGATTCGGATTTACTCTCCTGTCCGTTCCGATGTATTTTTATTTTAAATCGACCAAACATTCTGTCTCGCAGCCGATGCCCGCTTTCGATCCCGACTTACCGTCTCCTGAAATGGTTACGAGTCTCCTGCCCGAAAATGAACCCGTTCCTATTGCGAGTGGCGATACGGTATAAAATCGCTTGCTCCGCATCGGTCCCAAACTCAAACTTAAGATCCACGCCGCTTTGGGAATCTCATCCGTTTTACTCTTTGCGACAAAGGCGTTTCTACCTTTATTCAAAAATATTGAAATTCCTATTCTACTCCCCGTAACATTGGGAAGAATCGGCGCTATCGCCGGAGTTGCAGCCTTCCTTTCGGGAGGAGGTTTAGGCAAATTCCTTTCCGAGGAAAGATCGAAAGTCGCCGAGATACATATGATTTTGATGTTATCCGGCCTATTACTTCAAGTACCGTCGCTGTCGGACCCTGCTCCCAATCTTTTTATGAGTGCTACCGCCTGGATCGGGTTGTTTATCTTATGCGTCGGATGGATATACGGTCGCAGGATTTTTCGCAGAACTCTTTTTAAATTTCCCTGGGAAACGAAATAAAGTTCAGGCAATAAATATGCTTATCCTTACGAAACCTGCTTTAGCAAAACTTTCTGAAAATTCGAAACATACTGACGGATCTCGCTCTTTTCCCATCGATTCGAGTCGAAGTTTATGTTAATCACCAGTCTTCCTCTAAAAGTAGCCGCCGTCGTAAATAAAGTCTGAGTCAAAGAAGGATGGACAGTAAAGGAAATCTCGCCTATCCGTAGATTCGGGATCTCATAGTCAGGCAAAACGCCGACATTACTCAACACGCTAGTTTGCGGTGTCTTAGTCATCAAAGAAGAAAAGACGCGCAATCCGTCTTCTCTTTGTAAAAATTGTTCGGGAGGAGGAAGTAATTCGTAGAAGGCTCTTCCTTCCCTTCGATTCAAACGATTTTTTAAATCATCTTTAATTTGCTTAGCAAGAGACCAAAACGAAGTTCCGAATTTTAATTGTGTCGTCAAAAGCGTAATATATAGGCCTAAGGAAGAATCCCCGATGGATTGGCTCAAATAAGGACGTAAATCGGCCGGCGTAGAAAGATTCAATACGCCCGCGGTTCCGGCTCCGAACAAATTATAGAAAGATGAAATTTGAGCCGCACCAAGTATTCCGTGTAAAGATACTCCTTTTTCCCGTCCCTTTCGAATCAACTCCTGCAGCACGTCGGACTCGATTTGGAAACTAATAATTTCAGGATTCAACTCGTTGTCTTTTCTTGAAAAGCGAGGCAGAGATAGCGGTTTTTCCTTTAATTTTTCCTCGTTTGCCCGACCTTCCGCGGAATATAAATCCATTAAGGAAGGAAGTATTTGAGGAGAAGAAGAATGTTCTTTCCTTCCGAGCGAAAGAACCTCGAAGACATCCAGCAGAAAATACATGCCCGAACGTCCGTCCGCAATGCTATGATGAAAGACGATGGCGAAGGCCCAATCGCTCCCATCGTTCGATCGATAAAATACGGCGCGAATCAAAGGGGCCTCTCCTAACGAAAACGGGCGAATCGAATCCTTCGCCAATTTTGTCTTCCAATCCTGGGAGAGTTCTTCGATAACGAGAGGAATTTTTGCGTTAGGGTCCGTGATAAAACATAAATGGGGATCCGCTCCATACTTTCTCTCGATTGCAACGCGAGCTAAACCATGTCTCGATTGAACGGTATCCAACCCATAGCGAAGATCCTCCGCCTTTAAGTCGCCGCTACCGCTCGCCATGACAGCAAAGTTCATGGACGAAACATGATCATACAGCCAGAAATTGGCCTCCGCATGATCTAAAGACCTCATAAATTCAGTCTTATTTCTTTCCGATTCGGGTATGCCATGCATGAGAGCATCTTACACGAACCGGAGAATTTATGCCAGCTCAAGTTCGCCGGCCGTAGATTTTTCGTATCGATTCGCTCTAAGCATGCTTTCAAAATCGTTGAATCGAATTCCATATTTCTTTAAAATCGGTCTGACTGACGGGGCTACGGCTTGTCTCAAATAAAACGGTTGGCTGACCACGAAGTGATGAATTCCGTGCGTTGCGCCGAAATTAAAGCAAAATAAATGAAGAGGAAGAACGAGCCACGAATCCAGCACCTGAGTTTGCTGATACAACCCTTTTACATCTCCATAATAGTGCATGTTAGAAGAAACGATTTGAATAGCCGTCTGTCTTAACCAGCAAGGAATCAGATAAACAACCGCCGCCGTGTTTAATACATTATGAGCCGTTGCAACCCAACCCTTTTCTTGAATCGGCGAACCGATGACCCAATTCAGCACGGCAAACGATCCCCATATGAGAAACGAATACCATAACAAAAGAAAGATCGATCGAAACGGTCCTTTAATCGGCGATGATTTTATTTTTTTAAGATAATGAATCGCATCTTTCCGAATTTTGGGACCTTGAAGGACTACTGCCATAATCGGATCGACCATTACCAGGAAACGCTTCCAACCGAAAGGCATTCCATTGCTGATGAATCTCTCTTCGACATCTTCCGGATTTCCGGAAAGTTTATGGTGCAGTAAGTGGATTTCTTTTCTAAACCATGGGTTTACCGTGTTTGCACGAAAAAGCCAAACCAACCAAAAAAGAAAATTTTGCATTCTAGGACTTTCTTTAAAATAAATGCTGTGTATGAGATCATGCTCCATCTCGTGTAAAAACGAAGCAAGAATCCCGTTTCCGATAATACAGGCCCAAAACGGAATTAAGCCTGCGATATAAAGTCCCGCTAGGAAAATCATTCCTGCTGCGGAACCGATCGTTATACCGAAACCGATCGCATTCTGATATTTTAAAAAAGCAAATCGCTTTCTAAACTTTGAATCGGAGTAACGAATCCATTTGATAATTCGTTTTGCTTTCTCCTTATCGGTCAATGCGTCGATCTTACTTTTTTTTTCTATCGCCACTGAAACCATACCCTTCTCCCAAATTTCATCTGGCCTAAGTATCGCACAGGTTTCGCGGGCTTGTCGTTCCATTCTATAAACCGGCACCAAAACGACCGTTGCAAATGATAGTCTGAAACGGATTAAGTCGAATTCTTTTCACGAAATTCGGACGGAGGTAATCCCACCTGTTTGATAAACGCCCGGTGGAAGGAAGTTTTGCTACGAAAACCCACTTCATAGCCGATATCCAGTATGGATCGGTCCGTTTCTTTTTTTAAAAGTTCGCAGGCTTCCCGAATTCGATATTCGTTCACAAAGGCCGAAAAGTTCTTACCCATTTCCTGATTGATCAATTCCGATAATTGATGAGAAGAAAGAGCTAGTTCTTCCGCAAGCGTCGCTAAACTCAAATCTTCGTCTCGATAAAGTTTTTCGGTCTCCATCGCGAGCCGCAAATTTTCCCGTAACGTTTCCATATCCATTCCCTGCAAAAGGGATCTGGAATACTTTCGAATGGTTTCCCTTGCGACTTTTTGCAAATTCTGAAAATAGGCGGGATACTTTCGACCGATCAAATAAGAAATGCAAAGACTTAATGTCATCATATCCGCACTGACCAGAAGAAATACGGGATTCTTGCCGATTAGATAAAAAGCTCCGACCGAATGATTCGCGATCGTAGCCAAAACGATATACAAAAGAACCCTGGCCGTCCATTCCTCGCGCAGGACCGCGATCTTAAACAGCATTTGCGCCCCCTTTAGAAGTCCTAAAATGTAACCCGCAAGCACGATTAAAGGTACGTAAAATATCAGATCGAATAGACTGCGAGTCGAAACGAATTTTTGAAAACCGTTTTGTAATTCCGAGAGATTCAAAAAGAAAACGATTCCGTAAGCCGCCCAGATAATTCCCGGAAGAATAAAATGTTTTTGGCCTAATCCGAGTGCGGAATCTTCAAATTCGGAATCTTGAATAATCTTATGAATTCCGTATAGAATCGGCCCGAGAGATCCTAGTACGGGAATATGTAATAAGACGACTCTCGGGATTTCATTAAAGTATCCCAAAACCATGCAGAGACCGGTTCCTTCCAAAATCCCTAAGGAAAGAAATAGTAAGGCCAATAATCTATTTAGCGCAGTCTTCCTCTCAATGACCGATTGACCGATACAAAGCAGAAGTCCGAGATAAGTGCCGAATATTGCGAATGTAACTAGGGCCCAGAACGACCAGTGACTGCCCATAAAATCTTCACTCATAAAAAAATTGTTCGGCATTCACAAGCTTTATCCATCGGTCGTGCAAACTGTCAACCATCCTAATAGCGGCAAATGGAACTTCATTTTACGAAAATCATATTCGAGCATAAGATATCATGATCAAGAAGAATAATCTAAGAAAGGACGCCAATTCCCTTACAATATTTTTTTCTCGATTTTCCGAATCAAATTCCTTCGGATCACTCGTAAACGTCGACGAACAACATTCGGAAATAACGAATTCTTCTTGTAGGAAACGATGAGATCTAAAGGGTAGTTTCGATCTGAGAGGGCCTACATGGATTTCACATTAACAAATGATGAACAAGAGTTCATCGATTCTTTTCGGACATTTTGCAGGAAGGAAATAGCGCCCTATGCGGAGGAATTAGATAAGAAAAAGGAGCTGCCAAGGACCCACTATACGAAATTGGCGGAAGCGGGCTATCTGGGCTTAATGCACGAGGAAGAATATGGAGGCCAAGGGGCAGGATTGTTTCTGAGCACACTTGCGATGGAAGTGGTTTCCGAGTACTGCGGAAGTACATTTTTCAGTGTAGGGGCTACAGGGGGATTATTCGGCCTGCCTCTCAAGCATTTCGGAACCAAGGAACAGAAAAAGAAATTTCTGCCGGAAATTATTTCCGCAAAGAAAATTGGATCTCTCGGCGTCACCGAACCCGATTCGGGATCGGACGTCGCATCCATTAAAACGGTCGCAAAACAATCCGGAAGCGATCGATACCTTCTTACCGGACAAAAAACATATATCACTAATGCACCTAATGCGGATTATTGCTTGGTTCTAGCCAGGGCATTGGATTCGTCGGGAAAAGAAAAAGGACTTACGCATTTCATCGTGGACCTGCATAGTAAAGGGGTAAGCCGTTCTCTTGCGATGGATAAAATGGGACTGCGAGCCTCTCCCACCGGAGCTCTCTTCTTCGAAGATGTGGAAATTCCCGAAGAAAATATTTTGGGAAAATTAGGAAAGGGTTTCAGACAAACCATGCAGACATTCAATACGGAGCGCTTATCCTTGGCGGCCTACTCGCTTGGAGTCATGCGCGCCTGTTTGTCGGATTCCAAGTCGTTCGCATCTTCACGTAAAAGTTTCGGGAAATCCATTTCGCACCATCAAGGTGTATCCTTTTTGTTGGCGGAAATCTATACTAAACTGGAAGCGTCAAAATGGTTAACGTATAATGTGGCTTGGGAAAGCGAAGCTGCGGAACGAGAAGGAAAAGGCAATATGTCCTTGTCCGGAAAATGTGCCGCCTGCAAGTTATTTGCGACGACTTCCGCTCGAGAAGTCACAAACCTTGCCGTCCAAGTTCACGGAGGCGCAGGGTTTATGGACGAATACCGGGTTTCCAGATTGTATAGGGATGTCCGTTTAGGTGAAATCGGGGGAGGAACAAGCGAGATTCAAAAATTAATAATTTCCGGAAGCTTAATGAAACAGGACATTTAGTAGGCGGAGAAGACCGATTTACTTTCCGATTTTCTCCTCCAAATATTCGTTAATTTCCGGATCGTTATCCTCTATCAACTGCCAAAAAGAAAAGCCTCGTATTTTAAATTTTTCTAAAATATTCATCTTCGCTTCGAACGCGGTCCGATTCATGTAAAAAGCGACGCGATCGCAGCCTCCTAAGCGGTACCATAAAGACGGATCGGTGTAAATATGCCCTTCATGACGGTAAAGATACGGTCGAAGAAATATCCAATCGGAAGCTTTCGATTGAGTTTGATAAATCTTCAAAACGTCCGTCGGTTGTTCGATTCTGGGATTCCAATGATCTCGAATGAATTTCGCTCTGGAATAATATACTGATTTGGAAGGAATATCGCAGTTTAACGGCCAATCATACCCGTATGTGGGAATTGCCATATATAATTTGTCCGCCGGAATTCGAGCCACCGCATATTCAAGGATGCGTTCTATCCACCAATCCGGAGCTTGAGGTCCAGGACCCGGAAATCCATTCTTTCTAGGATGCAATTCATACGCCATTATCTTCACTTTATCCGCGATTCTTCCTAAGAATTCGTAGTCGTGAGAAAGCTGGCCCCGATACGCCTCAAAAAAATCGACCTGTATCGGTGCACGCAGGCCTTTGCAAGGAAATGCGGATTTCTTTTCCGAGACCGTCTTCGGGTGTATCGAAACGGAAAGTAGTTTATTTCGTTTCTGTAATTCTCCCTTAAGCACGATCAAAAACTCTTCGAATGACTCCTTCTTCTCGCAAGTCATCCCTTCGTAATCGATATCGATACCGTCGTAGCCGTACGTTTCGATTTCATTGATTATATTTTTAATATGAAAATCCCTTACTTTGAGATTTCCGTTCAACCCGATCGCATCGGAGATTTTTTCAAAATCGTTCTCCCAACGAAAAATCGTAGGTATAATCAACGTTTTCGGAGAAACGAGACGAAACCACATGACTCTCTCGGCAATTTCATGCGGTTTCCAGACGGAATGAATTCTTCCCGTATTGCTCCGCCCGCCTTCCAAACTGTAAAGGAAAGGGTGCAATTCATCATACAAATGAATGTATTTGAGCATGGCCCAAAAATCTTGAGACCAAGTCGAAGCAAATACCCTCTTGGCTTCAATCTCCTTAGCCTTATCCGCATCCCTTTTATCTTTCCAAAGAACGATTCCAAAAAATGAAAAAAGAAAGAGTCCGAAAATCAAGGATCCGATGAAAATAATTCGAATGTTTTTACCAGGAGATTTCAAACGAAATGCCAGATTTCCGCAAAATCTCCAGAGAGACAATAAGAATCGAAGGCGTCCCTACGCGGGATTCCGTGCAGGCCTAAAATTTTCTCTTTTCCCTGTCCGTTAAGCGACCCATGAGGATAGAATCTATATAACCTTGGATAGAAGATAGGATGTTCAAATAAGGCAAATCTGTTAGCAATTTGGAAGCAGTACTTTATATAGATCGGAGTTGAAAATAGGGCGGTTTATTTTCACGAGAAAACTATAAGAAGCCGCATACCGAAACGCTTAAATACTCTAGTATTGCTAAGAATTCGAGCATTTTAAAATCGATTAGAAAATTTGAATTGGTGAATATTAAAAATGAAATTGAATACTAAGAATGTACTGCAAATTCTCTTCTTACTGCTTTTGCTTTTATTCATAAATTGCCCAGGCGGCGGAGGCGGAGGTTTAAATCCCCTGATTTTCCTATTAGCTGGCGGCTCTAATAACTCTTCGACAAGCCATATCGGAAACGGTCCTCCACGAAATGTCCTGGTTACTTGGCAAGCAAACCGGGAAAAATCCGTAAATTCAATCGGCGGTGGCTACCAAGCCTGCTACGGAATCACTCCGGCTTACCAAGCTTCCAGCGCAGTTTGCAAGACTGTTCCGTACGCAAGCGGATCGACGGCTCCGACCAGCGCTACCCTGTCCATCCCGGGAGGAAGCGCGGTTTACATCTACGTGTTCGGGTTCTCCACTCTAAATCCGTCCGGCGTTCCCGCTGCAATTCCCAGGCTAACCGTAGTGAATTAATTTTTTCGAATATAAAGGCGTTACCAATGATAATTAAAAGTCGTACCATATTAAGGATTCTAATACTTCTCATTCTAGGAATTATTTTTTCGGGACAAAAGCCTATCCAAAATCTGTTTGGAGGATTCGCCAAAAAACCCGAGTATGTTCCGGGGGAAATTATCGTTAAATTTAAAACGGGAACCTCTATTAGCTCGTTAGTCTTTCAAAAAGGCGGAAAGCTTTTATCGAATCTAGGTCATTCTCAAGTCACGCATATCAAACTACAGTCAGGAGAATCCGTGGAGAGCGCCGTTCAAACCTATGCAAATGACCCGAATGTCGAATTTGCGGAACCTAATTATATTTACAGAACCCAATCTCCGAATGATACCTCGTATGGAAACCTCTGGGGATTAAAAAATACCGGTCAGACTATCGCGGCAGGCAGCACGGTAAATCCCGAGTTCTATACGGATACGAACGGAAATCCGACAGCAAATCCGGGAACATCAGGAAAGGATATCAGCGCCGAGTCAGCTTGGACTCTACAGACCGATTGCAGTTCCGCGATCGTTGCAGTCGTCGATTCCGGAATCAACTATAATCACCAGGATTTAACGAATGAAATGTGGAGCCCGAGTGGAACCTGCTTCGATGAAAATGGCGGGACTACTACGACGGGAGGCTCCTGTCCGAATCATGGCTGGAATTATGCGGGAACTCGAACCGCGAATGATCCCATGGATTATACCGGACACGGAACTCATGTCGCCGGTACCATCGGAGCGCAGGGAAATAACGGCATAGGTACGACCGGTGTTTGTCAGACGAGTAAACTGATGGCCGTACGCGTTATGGATGAAACCGGTTCAGGTAGTACGACTAATATCATTAAGGGAATTAATTTCGCCGTAAATAACGGAGCGAAAGTGATCAACATGAGTCTCGGAGGCCCTGGATACAGCTCCAGTTTTTATACTGCGATTCAAAATGCACTGAACCATGATGTAGTGGTGGTTGTCGCAGCCGGAAATTCAGGCTTGGATCATGCGAGCGGTTCCAACGCAAGTTACCCCTGCGATTTCAATCTATCGAATCTAGTTTGCGTTGCGGCCTTAGACCAAAACTTTAGCATATCGAATTTTTCCGATTTTAATACGTCCGCTTCCGGCTCAACCGTGGCGGTCGGCGCTCCCGGAACGAATATCATGAGCACTTGGCCGGGAAATATGAGCGTTTTTTCTCAATCGACTCCGAGCCAAGACTTCTCTACTTGGACGATCACCGGAACCGATTGGAGAGTGAAGAACTGTACGATAGGAGGAAAAACATTTACGAACTTACTAATGTTTACATCCTCGATCGACACGGTCAACGCGTGTGATTTCTGGTCGTCGGCCTCATACTATCGACAAGCTTCTTCCGGAAATAATATTTACAAAACATTCTCTATTCCGTTCACGGTGGCCGCGGCAACCCTTGCCATCGATTATTACGAAGGGCTCCTAAATACGGATAATTTCAATGTTTACGCCGGAACGAACAGCGGCTCGTTTCCGACCTCCTTAGTAATATCAAAGGTCGGTATCGGTGGTATAGATTATAAAAGTCCAACCTATAATCTCTCTTCAATTTGCAATTCCACAACTTGCACGGTCGGTTTAAATTTTACTTCCCCCGGTAGCGGCGTAATCGGTGTTGGAGCCGGGATCGGAGTCGACTATTATAGCTTGACTGTCCTAGGAAATGATACGACTCATTACGGCATTATCAA from Leptospira fainei serovar Hurstbridge str. BUT 6 includes the following:
- a CDS encoding APC family permease, producing MKLSRSLNLYDSISLMFSSMVGPGVFITTGYILSQTPNPNLALLCWILGGLLAVAGAMSYAKSASIFPYAGGDYVYLKEAYSPIVAFSSGWLSLSVNFSASISLSAIAFSKTFFSLMDPSWDMYFFEAKFLGIAFSIGSAQLLGMSAIFFFTIVNFFGIGMASRIQNFFTTFKILGLVAFVVLGLTVGNYKLEYFQAFPLLPAGLNDWSYLLAGVIPVTFSYLGWNMITYVAEEVKDPDKNIYKSVLVSCTLVTLLYVLINFLYLSSAPSSLLAGDEKIGVTAAGFLFGKEVTLIVTAFICWVFMGGISAYIIGGSRIYFAMARDGYFFPSMAKLHSKYKSPYMSLAFQCGYACLFSLVKEIESLLYLITCSTLLLATITAYTPILFEKRNFKTKFKIPGYPYSTYLYIASNIAIIITLIWSKPAEALWGFGFTLLSVPMYFYFKSTKHSVSQPMPAFDPDLPSPEMVTSLLPENEPVPIASGDTV
- a CDS encoding condensation domain-containing protein, which encodes MRSLDHAEANFWLYDHVSSMNFAVMASGSGDLKAEDLRYGLDTVQSRHGLARVAIERKYGADPHLCFITDPNAKIPLVIEELSQDWKTKLAKDSIRPFSLGEAPLIRAVFYRSNDGSDWAFAIVFHHSIADGRSGMYFLLDVFEVLSLGRKEHSSSPQILPSLMDLYSAEGRANEEKLKEKPLSLPRFSRKDNELNPEIISFQIESDVLQELIRKGREKGVSLHGILGAAQISSFYNLFGAGTAGVLNLSTPADLRPYLSQSIGDSSLGLYITLLTTQLKFGTSFWSLAKQIKDDLKNRLNRREGRAFYELLPPPEQFLQREDGLRVFSSLMTKTPQTSVLSNVGVLPDYEIPNLRIGEISFTVHPSLTQTLFTTAATFRGRLVININFDSNRWEKSEIRQYVSNFQKVLLKQVS
- a CDS encoding fatty acid desaturase, which produces MVSVAIEKKSKIDALTDKEKAKRIIKWIRYSDSKFRKRFAFLKYQNAIGFGITIGSAAGMIFLAGLYIAGLIPFWACIIGNGILASFLHEMEHDLIHSIYFKESPRMQNFLFWLVWLFRANTVNPWFRKEIHLLHHKLSGNPEDVEERFISNGMPFGWKRFLVMVDPIMAVVLQGPKIRKDAIHYLKKIKSSPIKGPFRSIFLLLWYSFLIWGSFAVLNWVIGSPIQEKGWVATAHNVLNTAAVVYLIPCWLRQTAIQIVSSNMHYYGDVKGLYQQTQVLDSWLVLPLHLFCFNFGATHGIHHFVVSQPFYLRQAVAPSVRPILKKYGIRFNDFESMLRANRYEKSTAGELELA
- a CDS encoding helix-turn-helix domain-containing protein; the protein is MPNNFFMSEDFMGSHWSFWALVTFAIFGTYLGLLLCIGQSVIERKTALNRLLALLFLSLGILEGTGLCMVLGYFNEIPRVVLLHIPVLGSLGPILYGIHKIIQDSEFEDSALGLGQKHFILPGIIWAAYGIVFFLNLSELQNGFQKFVSTRSLFDLIFYVPLIVLAGYILGLLKGAQMLFKIAVLREEWTARVLLYIVLATIANHSVGAFYLIGKNPVFLLVSADMMTLSLCISYLIGRKYPAYFQNLQKVARETIRKYSRSLLQGMDMETLRENLRLAMETEKLYRDEDLSLATLAEELALSSHQLSELINQEMGKNFSAFVNEYRIREACELLKKETDRSILDIGYEVGFRSKTSFHRAFIKQVGLPPSEFREKNST
- a CDS encoding acyl-CoA dehydrogenase family protein, translated to MDFTLTNDEQEFIDSFRTFCRKEIAPYAEELDKKKELPRTHYTKLAEAGYLGLMHEEEYGGQGAGLFLSTLAMEVVSEYCGSTFFSVGATGGLFGLPLKHFGTKEQKKKFLPEIISAKKIGSLGVTEPDSGSDVASIKTVAKQSGSDRYLLTGQKTYITNAPNADYCLVLARALDSSGKEKGLTHFIVDLHSKGVSRSLAMDKMGLRASPTGALFFEDVEIPEENILGKLGKGFRQTMQTFNTERLSLAAYSLGVMRACLSDSKSFASSRKSFGKSISHHQGVSFLLAEIYTKLEASKWLTYNVAWESEAAEREGKGNMSLSGKCAACKLFATTSAREVTNLAVQVHGGAGFMDEYRVSRLYRDVRLGEIGGGTSEIQKLIISGSLMKQDI
- a CDS encoding glycosyl hydrolase family 18 protein, which produces MLKYIHLYDELHPFLYSLEGGRSNTGRIHSVWKPHEIAERVMWFRLVSPKTLIIPTIFRWENDFEKISDAIGLNGNLKVRDFHIKNIINEIETYGYDGIDIDYEGMTCEKKESFEEFLIVLKGELQKRNKLLSVSIHPKTVSEKKSAFPCKGLRAPIQVDFFEAYRGQLSHDYEFLGRIADKVKIMAYELHPRKNGFPGPGPQAPDWWIERILEYAVARIPADKLYMAIPTYGYDWPLNCDIPSKSVYYSRAKFIRDHWNPRIEQPTDVLKIYQTQSKASDWIFLRPYLYRHEGHIYTDPSLWYRLGGCDRVAFYMNRTAFEAKMNILEKFKIRGFSFWQLIEDNDPEINEYLEEKIGK
- a CDS encoding S8 family serine peptidase, yielding MIIKSRTILRILILLILGIIFSGQKPIQNLFGGFAKKPEYVPGEIIVKFKTGTSISSLVFQKGGKLLSNLGHSQVTHIKLQSGESVESAVQTYANDPNVEFAEPNYIYRTQSPNDTSYGNLWGLKNTGQTIAAGSTVNPEFYTDTNGNPTANPGTSGKDISAESAWTLQTDCSSAIVAVVDSGINYNHQDLTNEMWSPSGTCFDENGGTTTTGGSCPNHGWNYAGTRTANDPMDYTGHGTHVAGTIGAQGNNGIGTTGVCQTSKLMAVRVMDETGSGSTTNIIKGINFAVNNGAKVINMSLGGPGYSSSFYTAIQNALNHDVVVVVAAGNSGLDHASGSNASYPCDFNLSNLVCVAALDQNFSISNFSDFNTSASGSTVAVGAPGTNIMSTWPGNMSVFSQSTPSQDFSTWTITGTDWRVKNCTIGGKTFTNLLMFTSSIDTVNACDFWSSASYYRQASSGNNIYKTFSIPFTVAAATLAIDYYEGLLNTDNFNVYAGTNSGSFPTSLVISKVGIGGIDYKSPTYNLSSICNSTTCTVGLNFTSPGSGVIGVGAGIGVDYYSLTVLGNDTTHYGIINGTSMASPHVAGIAALVRAYNPNYTYSDTVNAILYGGVTNSSLQGKTKTGNAANAYGSLKYINAPSGITATVQ